One segment of Bacteroides caecimuris DNA contains the following:
- a CDS encoding glucosaminidase domain-containing protein, which produces MSKNQEYAERYAGFAMEQMHKYGIPASVTLAQGILESSNGQSQLAMKENNHFGIKATVAWIEGGGRYGLYTDDKPDEKFCSYASAGDSYEHHSRFLKENKRYAGCFKLAADDKGWAQGLERAGYATGGNYAANLQRIIEANGLDRYDRMVMETGLAQGEAVTAHYSFPVKRNEFLLVTSPFGMRGDPINPDKQQIHKGIDIQTNREAVLATEDKGKVVAVNLNANTPGGRSVTVEYERADNSKVQVSYHHLEAVGVKTGDTVNAGLQLGVSGNTGTRTTGEHLHLEVKKIHADGTLREVNPAAYLAEIAQKGNIGLQLLSDGKDLLAKFRTQGNEAPAIGPATSPEDWMKKLLSSEDSGIQLNGNDPIMELVMGMFTSLMSLAVQIDGKEQEQQMAAATQAALEKRIDLSPLAPSLESCELVIQGSARPMLHAKDGTGSYSHELTATEMNRLSLILNDTAMPDEGKRQRIGTAVNHILVAERATKSYEQGMEQRGQSDSLQIR; this is translated from the coding sequence ATGAGTAAGAATCAAGAATATGCAGAGCGATACGCCGGGTTTGCGATGGAGCAGATGCACAAGTACGGCATTCCGGCATCGGTGACGTTGGCGCAAGGTATTTTGGAAAGCTCCAACGGACAAAGCCAGCTAGCAATGAAAGAGAACAACCATTTCGGCATCAAGGCGACTGTGGCGTGGATAGAGGGTGGCGGTCGATACGGACTGTACACCGATGACAAACCCGACGAGAAATTTTGCAGCTATGCTTCGGCGGGTGATTCATACGAGCATCATTCCCGATTCCTAAAGGAGAACAAGCGGTATGCGGGCTGTTTCAAACTGGCAGCTGACGACAAGGGCTGGGCGCAAGGTCTGGAACGTGCCGGATACGCCACCGGAGGGAACTATGCCGCCAATCTGCAACGGATTATCGAAGCGAACGGACTTGACAGGTACGACCGTATGGTGATGGAAACCGGACTTGCGCAAGGCGAAGCAGTCACAGCGCATTATTCCTTCCCGGTGAAAAGAAATGAGTTCCTGTTGGTAACTTCCCCTTTCGGAATGCGTGGAGACCCGATAAACCCGGACAAACAGCAAATACACAAAGGAATCGATATCCAGACAAACCGGGAAGCCGTGCTTGCCACGGAGGATAAAGGAAAGGTAGTGGCGGTCAATCTGAATGCCAACACGCCGGGCGGCCGCTCTGTCACGGTGGAGTACGAACGTGCAGACAACAGCAAGGTGCAGGTAAGCTATCATCATCTGGAGGCGGTAGGCGTAAAAACAGGTGACACGGTGAATGCCGGGTTACAGCTTGGCGTGTCGGGCAACACCGGTACACGGACAACCGGCGAACATCTGCATCTGGAGGTAAAAAAAATCCATGCGGACGGAACCCTGCGTGAAGTGAATCCTGCGGCTTACCTTGCCGAGATAGCGCAGAAAGGGAACATCGGACTCCAACTGTTGTCGGACGGCAAAGACCTGTTGGCGAAATTCCGCACGCAAGGGAACGAGGCTCCGGCAATTGGTCCTGCCACTTCTCCGGAAGACTGGATGAAAAAGCTGCTATCCTCGGAGGATAGCGGTATTCAACTAAACGGCAACGACCCGATTATGGAGTTGGTGATGGGGATGTTTACTTCGCTGATGTCTCTTGCCGTACAGATTGACGGCAAGGAGCAGGAGCAGCAAATGGCGGCTGCGACCCAAGCAGCATTGGAAAAACGCATTGATTTGTCGCCACTCGCCCCCTCGCTGGAATCCTGTGAACTGGTGATACAAGGCAGTGCAAGACCTATGCTGCACGCCAAAGACGGTACCGGCAGCTATTCGCATGAACTGACTGCAACTGAGATGAACCGACTGTCGCTGATATTGAATGACACGGCGATGCCGGATGAGGGCAAGCGGCAACGAATCGGTACGGCGGTGAACCATATACTCGTGGCTGAACGTGCGACCAAGAGCTATGAGCAGGGAATGGAACAACGCGGGCAGTCGGACAGTTTGCAGATACGATAG
- a CDS encoding zincin-like metallopeptidase domain-containing protein, with the protein MKEKSPREQSAAHQQAALLVNALNGAVASTGYWLNAAGRNLPKFYPKGITVSPFNALVLGMHTDQSGYTTGLYTMFSDAKQRGEAILQQEHGVPFNWYKWDQYVNRHNSEDTLSREAYQALPEEQQKLYKGVRQREIIILFNIDQTTLPMTDAEKYRDLQQRFGSRADRGYLKSEERQLRSTVNQFVAQIRTHLIPVRKNAAGMAHFDTAKDAVYMPEPKQFEHYEDYVQELMRQVASSTGHAQRLAREGMVMKGGKAPSEDAVHYERLVAELVSGVKMMELGLPARLADDSLPLVEHWTRELQENPHYIEAIESDVNNALGVIRRAEQGEKVEYATLRTQRQTSEMQERQGPQVDARESAILVDILRTGGMAIDSRNFPSPEARNAFLEKFDLGYYEQKKNEALSMVTDEDTDVVEIAYTEALTYGTKIATACREYLPAEWNTKGSYRIADELKSVPDRSTKEMVVVRARQTGIVDVVLPAGATTGGHVILSATDRRPFYLTPDEVMPAQERSEQQARLVAHNLPGFSKQQIAGALMKQGASYVRFFNKDGLLGYRPDDSYFKDKEVFTAKLNNKELQVQATLDVEEAVDKATHVQFEHIQMLRDDNNRWALYLRPTEGEAFSIYPDKEDLNRFFSAVKQNEQKSAQEVRMELAQKYYALGTDRPKLRQDLFGTAPADVDLSLIQRANIFRAKDDKFLCVPQIKGMGKIEAREVSRQQWQRLWIAEDMAGYKTKLAATLFADVLKQAQEAKLAENRRETSEMKNEGKELTDWKIFEELKDKYKDAVLLFRDHDRYESYKEDADRVANVLGISVSERDGGIHAVSFPNSDLDKHLPKLVRSGMRVGICDKLPRVPVSALDTPIENEQRPTRRM; encoded by the coding sequence ATGAAAGAAAAAAGTCCACGTGAACAATCTGCCGCCCACCAACAGGCGGCACTCCTGGTAAACGCACTGAACGGTGCGGTTGCCAGTACCGGATACTGGCTGAATGCGGCAGGAAGAAACCTACCGAAGTTCTATCCGAAAGGCATTACGGTCAGCCCGTTCAATGCCCTTGTGCTGGGTATGCATACCGACCAAAGCGGCTACACAACCGGGCTATATACAATGTTCTCCGATGCGAAGCAGCGTGGAGAAGCGATATTGCAACAGGAACACGGCGTGCCGTTCAACTGGTACAAATGGGATCAGTATGTAAACCGACACAATTCGGAAGATACGCTGTCCCGTGAGGCATACCAAGCCTTACCCGAAGAACAGCAGAAGCTCTACAAGGGAGTGCGCCAACGGGAAATCATTATTCTGTTCAATATTGACCAGACCACCTTGCCGATGACGGATGCGGAAAAATACCGGGATTTGCAGCAACGCTTCGGAAGCCGTGCTGACCGAGGATATCTGAAAAGTGAGGAACGGCAACTGCGAAGCACGGTGAACCAATTTGTGGCACAAATCAGGACACATCTGATACCTGTGCGCAAGAATGCCGCAGGTATGGCACACTTCGATACTGCCAAAGATGCCGTCTATATGCCCGAACCGAAACAGTTTGAACACTACGAAGATTATGTGCAGGAGTTGATGCGCCAAGTGGCGAGCTCCACCGGTCACGCCCAACGGCTTGCCCGTGAAGGTATGGTGATGAAAGGCGGCAAAGCCCCTTCGGAAGATGCCGTGCACTATGAGCGGCTGGTGGCAGAACTGGTCTCCGGCGTAAAGATGATGGAACTCGGACTGCCCGCCCGGTTAGCGGACGACAGCCTACCTTTGGTGGAACACTGGACACGAGAATTGCAAGAGAACCCACACTATATAGAGGCCATAGAGAGCGATGTGAACAATGCACTGGGGGTTATCCGCAGAGCGGAACAGGGCGAGAAGGTGGAATATGCCACGCTGCGCACGCAACGCCAGACCTCGGAAATGCAGGAACGGCAAGGGCCGCAGGTGGACGCCCGTGAGAGTGCCATACTGGTAGATATTCTCCGCACCGGAGGAATGGCGATAGACAGCCGTAATTTTCCTTCTCCCGAAGCCCGGAATGCATTTTTGGAGAAATTCGACCTGGGCTATTACGAGCAGAAGAAGAACGAAGCCTTGTCGATGGTGACGGATGAGGATACCGACGTGGTGGAGATAGCCTATACAGAGGCACTCACCTATGGTACGAAGATAGCTACGGCGTGCCGAGAATACCTGCCTGCCGAATGGAACACAAAAGGAAGTTACCGGATAGCGGACGAACTGAAAAGCGTGCCTGACCGCTCCACCAAAGAAATGGTGGTGGTGCGTGCCAGGCAGACCGGGATTGTGGACGTAGTGCTGCCTGCCGGTGCCACCACAGGGGGCCACGTGATACTGTCCGCTACGGACAGACGTCCGTTTTACCTGACTCCCGATGAGGTAATGCCTGCGCAGGAACGGTCGGAACAACAGGCAAGGCTCGTAGCCCACAACCTGCCCGGATTTTCCAAACAACAGATAGCCGGTGCGCTGATGAAGCAGGGAGCAAGCTATGTGCGCTTCTTCAATAAAGACGGCCTGCTGGGATACCGCCCCGATGACAGCTACTTCAAGGACAAGGAGGTGTTTACCGCCAAGCTGAACAACAAGGAGTTGCAGGTGCAAGCGACGCTTGATGTGGAGGAAGCGGTGGATAAGGCCACCCACGTACAGTTTGAACACATACAGATGTTGCGTGACGACAACAACCGCTGGGCACTCTACCTGAGACCCACAGAAGGGGAAGCATTCAGCATCTATCCCGACAAGGAGGACTTGAACCGTTTCTTCTCTGCCGTGAAACAGAATGAACAGAAATCGGCACAGGAAGTACGCATGGAACTGGCGCAAAAATACTATGCGCTCGGCACCGACCGCCCCAAACTGAGGCAAGACTTGTTCGGCACGGCACCTGCGGACGTGGACTTGTCGCTTATCCAACGTGCAAATATCTTCCGGGCCAAAGATGACAAGTTCCTTTGTGTGCCGCAAATCAAGGGAATGGGAAAAATAGAAGCCCGTGAGGTATCGAGGCAACAATGGCAACGGCTCTGGATTGCGGAGGATATGGCCGGGTATAAGACAAAGCTGGCGGCTACGCTGTTTGCAGATGTGCTGAAACAGGCGCAAGAAGCGAAGCTAGCGGAAAACCGGAGGGAAACTTCGGAGATGAAGAATGAAGGGAAAGAACTGACGGATTGGAAGATATTTGAGGAATTGAAAGATAAGTACAAGGATGCCGTGCTTCTCTTCCGTGACCATGACCGCTATGAATCTTATAAGGAGGATGCGGACAGGGTGGCAAACGTGCTTGGAATTAGTGTGTCGGAACGTGACGGGGGGATTCATGCGGTTTCTTTTCCTAATTCGGATTTGGACAAGCACCTGCCCAAACTGGTACGGTCGGGAATGAGAGTAGGAATATGCGATAAACTGCCCCGTGTGCCGGTGTCCGCATTGGACACCCCCATTGAGAATGAACAGCGTCCGACACGACGGATGTAA
- a CDS encoding M23 family metallopeptidase, producing the protein MNYTQEMNLVSKSGYCMPFEERNGEVNMTLGYGKQNHPVTQEDFFHHGVDFATHRYILAAVADGVVSGIGSTPTHGLYQVIRYGKYEVTYAHLANALAAFGTRVRAGSVVGISGDLLHIGVKYDGEEINPMEFLAMLYGNLLTMRQQGHPGTPELATMEMDIPTAYDDDREEIEELMLRFYPEYLLEVGNGGYRVPEHTEQSLRNIFSLSAVKNYFYETIPSLANPLGIGGRSMPIAAKVQNLLIGDFLSYLALRHNLFLSTLNENDKKKRQTKP; encoded by the coding sequence ATGAACTATACGCAAGAAATGAACCTGGTATCAAAAAGCGGCTATTGTATGCCGTTTGAAGAGAGAAACGGAGAAGTGAACATGACATTGGGCTATGGAAAGCAGAACCACCCGGTGACACAGGAGGATTTTTTTCATCACGGTGTGGATTTCGCCACACACCGCTACATCCTTGCCGCCGTAGCGGACGGTGTGGTATCGGGTATCGGCAGCACACCCACGCACGGACTGTATCAAGTGATACGCTATGGCAAGTATGAAGTGACCTATGCCCATCTTGCCAACGCGCTTGCCGCCTTCGGTACACGGGTAAGAGCCGGTAGCGTGGTGGGTATCAGTGGAGACCTGCTGCATATCGGGGTAAAGTATGACGGGGAGGAAATCAATCCGATGGAGTTCCTTGCCATGCTATACGGCAACCTGCTGACGATGCGGCAGCAAGGACATCCGGGTACGCCGGAACTGGCGACCATGGAAATGGATATTCCGACAGCGTATGACGATGACCGGGAGGAAATCGAAGAACTGATGCTGCGCTTCTATCCGGAGTACCTGCTGGAAGTAGGCAACGGCGGCTACCGCGTGCCGGAGCATACGGAACAATCGCTGCGGAATATCTTCTCACTGTCCGCTGTGAAGAACTATTTCTATGAAACGATACCCTCGCTCGCCAACCCGTTGGGGATAGGCGGCCGCTCGATGCCGATAGCCGCCAAAGTGCAAAATCTGCTTATCGGTGACTTCTTGAGCTACCTTGCCCTGCGTCATAACCTCTTTCTCTCCACACTGAATGAAAATGATAAAAAAAAACGGCAGACCAAGCCGTAG
- the dcm gene encoding DNA (cytosine-5-)-methyltransferase, which translates to MKVLSLFDGMSCGQIALKRLGIQSEKYYASEIDKHAIRQTQLNFPDTIQLGDVTQIDVRQLDSIDLLIGGSPCQSFSFAGKRAGMSTIDKREIHTLEHYLELKHEGFLFEGESYLFWEYMRILTDIRKYNPDVLFLLENVEMGKKWERVLSEAIGIFGVHINSALVSAQNRTRIYWTNIRTKNIGLFGELHSDIPQPKDREIYLRNIVEDEVDKKYYLSEKMLGWLKRHGEKRNTGMNVLGNNDKSHCLMTTAQAKGNLTTNYVCMAMRGRETCLAPRRTEYGKQIRKAYEKGKITEPRKNIQQLEPRTDGKTNCLTSVQKDNLIWASLDGCRLDGKGKTDTYTGNSLPFGEICMSCGRIRRLTPTECARLQTIPDWYVWKCSDTQQYRMLGNGWTVEVIAHIFSFLRNEININIA; encoded by the coding sequence ATGAAAGTGTTGAGTCTATTTGACGGAATGAGCTGCGGACAGATTGCCTTGAAACGGCTTGGCATCCAATCGGAAAAGTATTATGCTTCCGAAATCGACAAACACGCTATCCGGCAAACCCAACTGAATTTTCCGGACACGATACAGCTCGGTGATGTCACACAAATAGACGTGCGCCAACTAGATTCGATAGACCTGCTGATAGGCGGAAGTCCCTGCCAGTCGTTTTCCTTTGCCGGTAAACGTGCCGGTATGTCCACCATAGACAAGAGGGAAATCCATACGTTGGAGCATTACCTGGAATTGAAGCATGAAGGCTTCCTGTTTGAAGGGGAATCATACCTGTTTTGGGAATATATGCGCATCCTGACAGATATTCGCAAGTATAATCCTGATGTGCTGTTCCTATTAGAAAATGTGGAAATGGGCAAAAAATGGGAACGCGTGCTGAGTGAGGCCATCGGGATTTTCGGGGTGCATATCAACTCCGCTTTGGTGTCGGCACAGAATCGTACCCGTATCTATTGGACGAACATACGGACAAAGAATATCGGACTGTTCGGTGAACTGCACTCCGACATTCCACAGCCCAAAGACCGGGAAATATACCTCCGCAACATCGTGGAGGATGAAGTAGATAAGAAATACTACCTGAGCGAAAAAATGCTGGGCTGGCTGAAAAGGCATGGAGAGAAGCGGAACACCGGAATGAACGTGCTGGGCAACAACGACAAAAGCCACTGCCTGATGACTACCGCACAAGCCAAAGGAAACCTTACCACGAACTATGTCTGCATGGCCATGCGTGGCCGTGAGACCTGTCTTGCTCCCCGAAGGACAGAGTACGGCAAACAGATACGCAAGGCATACGAAAAGGGAAAAATCACCGAACCCCGAAAAAATATCCAACAACTTGAACCCCGGACTGACGGCAAGACAAACTGCCTGACGAGCGTACAGAAAGACAACCTGATATGGGCCAGTCTGGACGGATGCAGACTTGACGGAAAGGGGAAAACAGACACTTATACCGGAAATTCACTTCCCTTCGGAGAAATATGTATGTCGTGCGGACGCATCCGCCGCCTGACACCCACGGAGTGCGCACGACTGCAAACCATTCCAGACTGGTACGTCTGGAAGTGCAGCGACACGCAACAGTACCGTATGCTGGGGAACGGTTGGACAGTGGAAGTGATTGCGCACATATTCAGCTTTTTAAGAAATGAAATCAATATAAACATCGCCTGA
- a CDS encoding radical SAM protein, giving the protein MNIGLLAVDSRYPNLALMKISSYHKAQGDRVEWYNPLNRYDKVYLAKVFTFTPDYAYFLNADEAERGGTGYDIGKVLPPEIDRAVPDYSLYEIDKRVAYGFLTRGCPNRCKWCVVPQKEGRITPYMDIAEIAVDGRNRITLMDNNVLASNYGLEQIEKIIRMGLRVDFNQGLDARLVTDEIARRLAQVKWLKYIRFGCDTQAQIAECERATTLIDKYGYKGEYFFYCILLDDFEESFSRVNHWKRKGKRFLPYCQPYRDLHNPHQSIPQWQKDLAGWADKKWIFLSCEFEDFTPRKGFKCGAYFNSKTETA; this is encoded by the coding sequence ATGAATATCGGATTATTGGCAGTAGACAGCCGTTACCCTAACCTTGCGCTGATGAAGATAAGCAGCTACCACAAGGCACAGGGCGATCGTGTGGAGTGGTACAATCCGCTCAACCGATACGATAAGGTGTATCTGGCGAAAGTGTTCACCTTTACTCCGGATTACGCTTACTTCCTGAATGCCGATGAAGCGGAACGAGGGGGAACCGGCTATGACATAGGAAAGGTGCTGCCACCGGAGATAGACAGGGCTGTGCCGGACTACAGCCTGTATGAGATAGACAAAAGAGTGGCTTACGGCTTTCTGACAAGAGGTTGCCCGAACCGGTGCAAATGGTGTGTGGTGCCTCAGAAAGAAGGGAGAATCACGCCTTACATGGATATAGCGGAGATTGCGGTGGACGGACGAAACCGTATCACCCTCATGGATAACAATGTGTTGGCTTCAAACTATGGGCTGGAACAGATTGAAAAGATTATCCGGATGGGGTTGCGTGTGGATTTCAACCAAGGGCTTGACGCCCGGTTAGTGACGGACGAAATTGCAAGGCGGCTTGCGCAGGTGAAATGGCTGAAATATATCCGCTTCGGTTGCGACACGCAAGCGCAGATAGCGGAGTGCGAGCGTGCTACTACCTTGATAGATAAATACGGCTACAAGGGGGAATACTTCTTTTACTGCATCCTGCTCGATGATTTTGAAGAATCATTTTCCCGTGTGAACCATTGGAAACGTAAAGGGAAACGCTTCTTGCCCTACTGCCAGCCATACCGGGATTTGCATAATCCCCACCAAAGCATACCTCAATGGCAGAAGGACCTGGCAGGCTGGGCCGATAAGAAATGGATATTCCTAAGCTGCGAATTCGAGGATTTCACGCCAAGAAAGGGCTTCAAGTGCGGCGCATATTTCAACTCAAAAACAGAGACGGCATGA